The proteins below come from a single Asterias rubens chromosome 9, eAstRub1.3, whole genome shotgun sequence genomic window:
- the LOC117295000 gene encoding uncharacterized protein LOC117295000: MAPANAPGAVLTVILLIGACRVLLSLVYLDERLVAGNVQIPYDPPISRSEVLHRNVKEQEPDSVNDAGKDGEHALNDLMDKGHGDSHGKDADLNVKKDEVKKDEVKKDEVKKDEVKTEKLSLSARKVLEFETKLKKLKGKWLHEKLKFWTPSGAKMCQNGGEGLYLLTVVNSEPLNANQREAIRETWGSERSVDGKNVQTLFMVGHPTSKAIEDSLEKKVIEECDNKGDVIGTSVIEPKKLSTPSTLRILATFKYVLTHCPLVKYVFIGPENLFVDQENMIKYLKALNNPTSLYLGRVRKDGKPQRDAKYKDYVDLKTYKPEAYPKYCVGGAGFVVSTQFIQDAYLKSMSMAVETMGFNIGDVYLGMIALNLKVWPKYKDSFLKLGGDADYCDLKGTITLGGFGTEELMRSVWRNHSLEVVCSNPIPNVTDIEHWTGKMDNNAYFSKVLKLIHHPKKTCWKNPKTKQAPYLLALVSSMPEHFELRAAIRKTWAAPDYMTNTNSKTLFILGKSRGMTTGMQDAIDEEARQNSDIIQADFLESFHNLTLKVILGLRWVSTNCKQASFIYKGDDDMLVNFERITSHLQSLPRTQSQNLFLGHMMGLSPVVREKSKYQVLRSQYPFKYFLPYFSGGGYIMSSAAVKGMYDMTRSTKLIPIDDAYAGILAFRSKTKINLNAASSKYFITTGSRRDACFLRKAFNLHGFKRTDFMKETWAEFMDQSTTCEEPNKLVPKHH; this comes from the coding sequence ATGGCGCCCGCTAATGCACCGGGCGCAGTTCTGACTGTCATTTTGCTTATTGGGGCATGCAGAGTATTACTTTCTTTAGTCTATCTGGACGAACGACTTGTCGCCGGTAACGTACAGATACCTTACGACCCACCAATCAGTAGGTCTGAAGTACTACACCGAAATGTCAAAGAACAAGAGCCGGATTCTGTCAATGACGCGGGTAAAGATGGCGAACACGCGCTCAACGACCTCATGGATAAAGGTCACGGAGACTCTCACGGGAAAGATGCAGATTTGAACGTTAAAAAAGACGAAGTTAAAAAAGACGAAGTTAAAAAAGACGAAGTTAAAAAAGACGAAGTTAAAACAGAAAAGCTGTCCCTGTCTGCGAGGAAAGTTTTAGAGTTTGAGACGAAACTGAAGAAGTTAAAGGGAAAGTGGTTGCATGAAAAATTAAAGTTTTGGACGCCTTCTGGTGCAAAAATGTGTCAAAATGGCGGGGAAGGCTTATATTTATTAACAGTGGTCAATTCTGAACCATTGAATGCGAATCAGCGAGAGGCGATACGCGAGACGTGGGGTTCAGAGCGCTCCGTGGACGGGAAAAACGTACAGACTCTGTTCATGGTTGGACATCCCACGTCGAAGGCAATTGAAGACTCTTTGGAAAAAAAGGTCATCGAAGAATGTGACAATAAGGGCGATGTCATTGGAACTAGTGTGATCGAGCCTAAGAAACTCTCAACCCCCTCAACGTTGAGAATTCTAGCTACGTTTAAATATGTGTTAACACACTGCCCTCTCGTGAAATATGTCTTCATTGGTCCCGAAAATCTCTTTGTAGATCAAGAGAACATGATTAAATATTTGAAAGCGTTGAACAATCCGACAAGTCTTTATTTAGGCCGAGTTCGGAAGGATGGTAAGCCGCAGCGAGATGCCAAATATAAAGATTACGTGGATTTGAAAACTTACAAACCAGAGGCGTACCCGAAATACTGCGTCGGTGGGGCTGGATTTGTTGTCTCTACGCAGTTTATTCAAGATGCGTACTTAAAGAGTATGTCAATGGCTGTGGAGACGATGGGATTTAACATCGGAGACGTGTATCTTGGGATGATCGCACTTAATCTGAAAGTGTGGCCTAAGTACAAGGATTCCTTTTTGAAGCTTGGTGGCGATGCGGATTACTGCGATCTTAAAGGCACCATTACGCTGGGTGGTTTCGGTACTGAGGAGCTCATGAGATCAGTGTGGAGGAACCACAGTTTAGAGGTGGTCTGCTCTAATCCTATACCTAACGTTACGGATATTGAGCATTGGACGGGTAAGATGGACAACAATGCGTACTTCAGTAAGGTACTCAAGCTGATCCACCACCCGAAGAAAACATGCTGGAAGAATCCAAAGACAAAACAGGCACCCTACCTTCTCGCTCTCGTGAGCTCCATGCCCGAGCACTTTGAACTGAGAGCAGCGATCCGAAAAACGTGGGCGGCACCAGACTACATGACCAATACGAACTCTAAGACTCTTTTCATCCTTGGGAAATCACGTGGTATGACCACTGGTATGCAGGATGCTATAGACGAGGAAGCGCGCCAAAACAGCGACATCATCCAAGCCGATTTCCTGGAATCGTTTCACAACCTCACTCTCAAAGTCATCCTTGGGTTGAGGTGGGTCTCCACCAATTGCAAGCAAGCGTCTTTCATCTACAAGGGAGACGACGACATGCTGGTCAACTTTGAGCGAATCACGAGCCATCTTCAATCCCTTCCCCGCACCCAATCACAGAACCTCTTCCTCGGTCATATGATGGGTCTAAGTCCTGTTGTAAGAGAGAAGTCCAAATACCAGGTACTCAGGTCGCAGTACCCGTTTAAGTACTTCCTACCGTACTTCTCCGGAGGTGGTTACATCATGTCTTCTGCAGCAGTGAAGGGAATGTACGACATGACTCGTAGCACCAAACTCATCCCCATTGACGATGCTTACGCGGGTATCCTGGCGTTCCGATCAAAAACCAAGATCAACCTGAACGCAGCCTCGTCCAAGTATTTCATCACCACTGGAAGCCGAAGGGATGCCTGTTTCCTACGGAAGGCTTTCAACCTGCATGGCTTCAAGAGGACTGACTTCATGAAGGAAACGTGGGCAGAGTTCATGGATCAATCGACAACGTGTGAAGAACCGAACAAACTGGTCCCAAAACATCATTGA